The following are encoded together in the Humulus lupulus chromosome 5, drHumLupu1.1, whole genome shotgun sequence genome:
- the LOC133779964 gene encoding uncharacterized protein LOC133779964 yields MEDYETMALTEECNAILQRKLPQKLRDPGIFTTPCTISNFECKHTLCDLRANINLLSLLIYRRLGLGEAKPTIVTLQLADRSVGHPRGIIEDVLVKIDKFIFPTDFIVLDMEEDTNVTIILGRPFLATRQALIDL; encoded by the coding sequence ATGGAGGACTACGAAACTATGGCATTGACAGAAGAATGCAACGCCATTCTACAAAGGAAGCTTCCACAGAAGTTGAGGGATCCTGGAATTTTTACAACCCCTTGCACAATTAGTAACTTTGAGTGTAAGCACACGTTGTGTGATTTGAGAGCCAACATTAATCTCTTGTCTCTATTAATATacagaagacttggtttgggtgaaGCAAAGCCAACTATTGTCACATTACAGTTAGCAGATCGATCAGTGGGTCATCCGAGGGGGATCATAGAAGATGTGTTAGTAAAGATCGATAAGTTCATCTTCCCAACAGATTTTATAGTTTTGGATATGGAGGAAGATACAAATGTGACAATTATCCTTGGAAGACCTTTTCTAGCAACAAGACAAGCTCTAATTGATCTTTAA